The DNA region GTCTGAAAAACGGTTTTTCACGTATCAACGTCAAAATAAAGTCGGACGAGGAAACTGAACTCAACGGCCGCGGACCGGATATTCCGGATGACGCGGTGAAGGAGCTTTTTGAGAAACTTGAAATGATAAAGGACGGCGACACACTCGTGCTTGCAGGCAGCATCCCGCCGTCAATCCCTTCTGATATCTACGAAAAGATCCTTGCACATCTTGAAGGCAGAAAAATAAGAACCGTGGTCGATGCCACAAAGGATCTGCTTCTGAACGTCTTAAAATACCGTCCGTTCCTTGTAAAACCAAATAATCACGAACTCGGTGAGATGTTCGGAGTAAAGCTTGAAACCGTTGAACAGATAGCGGAATATGCAGAAAAACTCCGTGATATGGGAGCCCGTAACGTCCTTGTTTCCATGGCAGGCGACGGAGCTATTCTCCTTGATGAAAACGGAAAGATCCACACCTGCGGAGTATGTAAGGGAACAGTTAAAAACTCAGTCGGAGCTGGTGACTCAATGGTAGCCGGATTTATCGCCGGAGCGGAAAAAGGTGATTATGAGTATGCGCTGAAACTCGGTACAGCCTGCGGAGGAGCAACAGCATTTTCAGACGGCCTTGCGAAGAAAGAAGATATCTTCAGACTGCTTGAAGAACTTAAGTAACTGCGCTTATCAGCG from Ruminococcus sp. HUN007 includes:
- the pfkB gene encoding 1-phosphofructokinase, with translation MIYTVTFNPAIDYVVKTDKMKSGEVNRANEEKMYFGGKGINVSLVLRELGIKSRAFGFIAGFTGEAIENGLASQGIETGFVRLKNGFSRINVKIKSDEETELNGRGPDIPDDAVKELFEKLEMIKDGDTLVLAGSIPPSIPSDIYEKILAHLEGRKIRTVVDATKDLLLNVLKYRPFLVKPNNHELGEMFGVKLETVEQIAEYAEKLRDMGARNVLVSMAGDGAILLDENGKIHTCGVCKGTVKNSVGAGDSMVAGFIAGAEKGDYEYALKLGTACGGATAFSDGLAKKEDIFRLLEELK